The Elusimicrobiaceae bacterium DNA window AACTGGGGTTTCTGCCGGGCGACCTGTATGAAAAAGTGCACCCGTACCTGCGCCCGCTTTACGACGCGTTCCAGACGCTCGCCGGCCCCGAGCGCTTCCGCAACCTGCGCGAAGACGGCGTGCTGGAAATCGTGCCGCTCGCCTACATGCGCGGCCGCACTCTTGAAAACGCGTTCATCATACTCGACGAGGCGCAGAACACCATGCCCGAACAGATGAAAATGTTTCTCACGCGCATGGGCATGAATTCAAAGGTGGTCGTGACCGGCGACATCACCCAGATAGACCTGGAAGACAAGAATAAAAGCGGCCTGTTCCAGATCACCCACATTCTCCAGCATACCGAGGGCATAAAGTTCTTCCGGTTCAACAAAGAAGACATCGTGCGCCATCCGCTGGTGAAAGAAATCCTCGCCGCCTACGAAAACTGGGAAAACAAAAAAACCAAGAAACCCATGTAGCGCCGGGCGGACGCATTTATGAAAATCAACATCTTCAACAATTCCGGGCTTGCCGCAAAAACATTGCCCGACCCCGGACTGCTCAGGCGGACGGCGCGAAGCGGGCTGGGGCCTCTGGCCCGCCTTGCGGGCGAGCTGAACATCGTGTTCGTAACCGCCGCAGAAATAAAAAAGCTCAACCGCCGGTATCTTTCGACGGGCGCGCTGACCGACGTGATTTCGTTCAATTACGAATTGCCCGCGCAGGCGGCCCGCGAACCGGGTTTCCCGTTCGGCGACATTTTCATTTGCGCCGAATCGGCGCGATTGCAGGCGAAAAATCTGGGGCACAGCGTCAAAAAAGAACTGCTGCTGCTGGCGGCGCACGGCGCGCTGCACCTGGCCGGAATGGATGACTCGACAAAAGCGGAGCTTGCCGCCATGGACTCCGCCGCGCTCGCCATACTCGCCAGCCTTGCGCCGCGCCTTGGATGAGGCCTTCCCCGCCCTGCGGCATCAAGCCGGCCCGCCGGACGGCACAAACCCGGCGGCTGGCTGAATGGATGAATTCCGGCGGAGTCCGCGCCCGTGGCAACTCCGTATTTTCCCGCAGATAACCCTCACCAGGCGCAACAAGCCGAGCCACGGCCCGAAAACAGGCCCGGATCCGCTGAGCGAACAATATGACGGACCGCCGCGCGGCCATTGCCGCGCGGCGGTCCGGTTTGAAAAAAGCCGGCTGTCAGGAAGCGGGGCGCAGATTCACTATTTCCGGCTTGCCGGCGCGCAGTTTAAGATAACCGCGCCCGCCGCCATACCCGACGTAAACACCCACGTCCACGGCGATAATATTGCCGTCGTCGCTCACCGACACTTCGCGCAGCGGCGTATGCCCCACCACCTGCTTGAGCCGGAGCGGATTTTCCGAATAAAACAGATCCTCGATATCCTCCCAGAAAATTCCGCCGAACCGGTGCGGCCCGCCGCGCGAAGACCCGACATAGAAAATGGGATGCGAATAATCGTTCTTTTCAACCGCGTTGATGAAAATGGAATTTATTTCCGCCGCCAGCGCGTCCTCACCGGCTGTGCCGCCAGCGGAAAAAATCTCCTGCAGCCCGGCGGTCAGCCCGGCGTGAGTGAACAGATAGCCCTGCCTGCTCAACGCGGCCGCAATTCTGCCGTCATGCACGGCGGTTCTCAAGGCCTCGGTAAACGGCGCTATCTGGTTTTTGGATAAAGTCGTGATCGCGTAATTGCCTTTAAGCAATTCCAGCTCGTGGTTGCCCAGCAGCCTCACCACCGATCCGCCCGCCCGACCCGCCTCGCGCTGAAGCCGTGCCAGCAGATTCTGCACCTCAAAAGGCCTGGGCCCCCTGTCCACCACGTCGCCTATCTGCACAAGTGTGGCGTTTCCGCCGCGCCAGGCTCCGCGCGCATCGGCCAGGCCGGCATGCCGGAGCAGTTCCAGAAACCCGTCATATTCGCCATGCACGTCGCCCACCGCCACCAACGTGCGACTGCGGCGCGCCGCGCGGCCCTTGCCGGCGGGTTTTCGGCAGACCGCCGTTTTATACAGGGTCTGCGCAAACGGTTTTTTTCTGCGGCCGGCGGATGAATTGTAATGCGGTTTCATAGGTTAAGCGAATCTGCGGCGGTCCGCCACGATACCAGATAGACTAGCACATTCTGCGCGCGCTGTAAAAGCCGGCGCGAACAGCGGAACCCGCAATGTGCATAATGGTAACATAACGCTCTTTTGCTATAATTACAGAGATGACCATTCAAACAACCAATTCCGATCTTTTCAGACAGCTCGACAAACTCCAGCAGAAACGCTGGGCCGACGCAAACCTTTTCAAAACACCCGCCAGTCCGGCCGCGGGCAAAAAATTTTATTGCCTTGACATGTTCCCCTATCCGTCCGGAGCGGGCCTGCATGTGGGTCACCCGGAAGGCTACACCGCATCCGACATCATCACCCGCTACAAACGCATGAACGGCTACACCGTGCTTCATCCCATGGGGTGGGACGCGTTCGGGCTGCCCGCTGAAAATTACGCCATCCAGACCGGCATCCACCCCGACATCACGACCCGCAAAAACATTGACACCTACCGCCGCCAGATCAAATCCATCGGCCTGTGCTACGACTGGGACCGCGAGATAAACACCACCGATCCCGAGTATTTCAAATGGACCCAGTGGATCTTTCTCCAGCTGTTCAAACGCGGGCTGGCTTATGAAAGCACGATACCGATCAACTGGTGCCCGTCGTGCAAAACCGGGCTCGCCAACGAAGAGGTTTTTGGCGGGAAATGCGAGCGGTGCGGCTCCGCCATAGAAGAAAAGGACATGCGGCAGTGGATGCTGAAAATCACCGCCTACGGGCCGCAGCTGCTGGAAGGACTGGAGGGGCTCGACTGGCCCGAATCCACCATGCACATGCAGAAAAACTGGATCGGCCGGTCGGACGGCGCCGAAGTGAGTTTCCAGGTGTCCGGGCGGAACGAAAAAATCACGGTTTTCACCACCCGCCCCGACACGCTGTACGGAGCCACCTACATGGTGCTGGCGCCCGAACACCCGCTGGTGCCGCAACTGCTCACGCCGCAACAAGCCGCGCAGGCCCAGGCATACATAAAAGCCGCCGGCGAAGCGACGGAATACCAGCGCACCGACATCTCAAAAGAAAAAACGGGCGTGTTCACGGGCTCGTTCGCGGTCAACCCGCTAAACGGCAGAAAAATCCCGGTCTGGATTTCCGATTATGTGCTGATCGGTTACGGCACCGGCGCGATCATGGCGGTGCCCGCTCACGACGAGCGGGATCACGAGTTCGCCAAAAAATTCGGACTTGAGATCACAGAAGTCGTGCAGCCGGAAGGCGCCGCGGAGCCGGGCTGTTTCACCGGCGAGGGGATAGCCGTCAATTCCGGCATTCTCGACGGGCTGAAAACGCCCGACGCGAAAAAGAAAATCATCGCGCATCTGGAAAAAGAGGGGTCTGGAAAAGCCCGCACAACCTACCGGCTGCGCGACTGGGTGTTTTCGCGCCAGCGGTACTGGGGCGAACCGATCCCGATAGTGCATTGCGGAAAATGCGGGCCCGTGGCGGTGCCGGAAAGCGAGCTGCCGCTGCGCCTGCCGGATATGGAGCAGTTCGAGCCGTCGGGTACCGGCGAAAGCCCGCTCGCGCTCGCGCACGGCTGGCTCGACACCGTCTGCCCTGAATGCGGAGGCACGGCAAAACGCGAAACGAACACGATGCCCCAGTGGGCGGGTTCGTGCTGGTATTACCTGCGCTATATTGATCCGAAAAACACCGGGCGGATCTGCGCGCCGGATCTGGAAAAAGCATGGCTGCCGGTAGACTGCTATATCGGCGGCGCGGAACACGCGGTGCTGCACCTGCTCTACGCGCGGTTCTGGCACAAGGTGCTGTTTGACGCGGGTCTGGTTTCCACGCCGGAACCGTTTAAAAAACTGCGTCATCAGGGCATGATACTGGCCTATTCCTACCGTGACGGGCGCGGCGCGTACCATAGTGTTGACGAGGTGGATTTTTCCGATCCGCAAAGCCCCCGCCTCAGGGCGACCGGCGAAACGCTGAGCCCGATGGTCGAGAAGATGTCCAAATCGAAACATAACGTGATCAACCCCGACTCGGTTATAGCCGAGCACGGGGCCGACGCGTTCCGCATGTACGAAATGTTCATGGGCCCGTTCGACGCGTCGAAACCGTGGGACGTGCACGGCATGGAAGGCGTGGTGCGGTTTCTGAAGCGCGTGTGGTACTGGACGCAGGAGCTCAGGCTCGACAGTGCGGCCGCGCTGCCGGACGAGCTGGAAACCCTGCTTCACAAAACCATCGCCAAGGTCACCGCCGATATCGAGGAAATGCGCTTTAACACCGCGATTTCGGCGATGATGATTTATTTCAACGACCTGCAGAAATTCAAGACGGTGCCGCCCGCACACGCGGAAAGTCTGCTCAAGCTGCTGCA harbors:
- the leuS gene encoding leucine--tRNA ligase, with amino-acid sequence MTIQTTNSDLFRQLDKLQQKRWADANLFKTPASPAAGKKFYCLDMFPYPSGAGLHVGHPEGYTASDIITRYKRMNGYTVLHPMGWDAFGLPAENYAIQTGIHPDITTRKNIDTYRRQIKSIGLCYDWDREINTTDPEYFKWTQWIFLQLFKRGLAYESTIPINWCPSCKTGLANEEVFGGKCERCGSAIEEKDMRQWMLKITAYGPQLLEGLEGLDWPESTMHMQKNWIGRSDGAEVSFQVSGRNEKITVFTTRPDTLYGATYMVLAPEHPLVPQLLTPQQAAQAQAYIKAAGEATEYQRTDISKEKTGVFTGSFAVNPLNGRKIPVWISDYVLIGYGTGAIMAVPAHDERDHEFAKKFGLEITEVVQPEGAAEPGCFTGEGIAVNSGILDGLKTPDAKKKIIAHLEKEGSGKARTTYRLRDWVFSRQRYWGEPIPIVHCGKCGPVAVPESELPLRLPDMEQFEPSGTGESPLALAHGWLDTVCPECGGTAKRETNTMPQWAGSCWYYLRYIDPKNTGRICAPDLEKAWLPVDCYIGGAEHAVLHLLYARFWHKVLFDAGLVSTPEPFKKLRHQGMILAYSYRDGRGAYHSVDEVDFSDPQSPRLRATGETLSPMVEKMSKSKHNVINPDSVIAEHGADAFRMYEMFMGPFDASKPWDVHGMEGVVRFLKRVWYWTQELRLDSAAALPDELETLLHKTIAKVTADIEEMRFNTAISAMMIYFNDLQKFKTVPPAHAESLLKLLHPFAPHVTDAAWQHLGHSTFLLNERWPVYESARLVENEREIGVQVNGKLRDRIRLPVNIAREDAEKAVLAAGRIRRHLEGKTLVKVIYVPGRMVSIVVK
- a CDS encoding metallophosphoesterase, with the translated sequence MKPHYNSSAGRRKKPFAQTLYKTAVCRKPAGKGRAARRSRTLVAVGDVHGEYDGFLELLRHAGLADARGAWRGGNATLVQIGDVVDRGPRPFEVQNLLARLQREAGRAGGSVVRLLGNHELELLKGNYAITTLSKNQIAPFTEALRTAVHDGRIAAALSRQGYLFTHAGLTAGLQEIFSAGGTAGEDALAAEINSIFINAVEKNDYSHPIFYVGSSRGGPHRFGGIFWEDIEDLFYSENPLRLKQVVGHTPLREVSVSDDGNIIAVDVGVYVGYGGGRGYLKLRAGKPEIVNLRPAS
- the ybeY gene encoding rRNA maturation RNase YbeY, with translation MKINIFNNSGLAAKTLPDPGLLRRTARSGLGPLARLAGELNIVFVTAAEIKKLNRRYLSTGALTDVISFNYELPAQAAREPGFPFGDIFICAESARLQAKNLGHSVKKELLLLAAHGALHLAGMDDSTKAELAAMDSAALAILASLAPRLG